A portion of the Kribbella jejuensis genome contains these proteins:
- a CDS encoding HAD family hydrolase — MTGLVIFDNDGVLVDSERLANTILAELLTEAGLPYTFEETVRDFMGGSMESMRRKTEARLGRPLPADLEDRYHQRLFDSFAHLQAIEGVEAVLDHLDERGIRYCLASSGTHRRIRTALTAVGFLDRFEGRIFSAEDVEHGKPAPDLFLHAAAAMEVKPADCLVIEDSPLGVAAAVAAGMKVFGYAGMTDPAKLSKADTVFHNMAALPALIDGA, encoded by the coding sequence GTGACCGGACTGGTGATCTTCGACAACGACGGCGTGCTGGTGGATTCCGAGCGGCTGGCGAACACGATCCTCGCGGAGCTGCTGACCGAGGCGGGGTTGCCGTACACGTTCGAGGAGACGGTGCGCGACTTCATGGGTGGATCCATGGAGTCGATGCGCCGCAAGACCGAGGCGCGACTCGGACGGCCGCTGCCGGCGGATCTCGAGGACCGGTACCACCAGCGGCTGTTCGACTCCTTCGCGCACCTCCAGGCGATCGAGGGGGTCGAGGCTGTCCTCGATCACCTGGACGAGCGCGGCATCCGGTACTGCCTGGCGTCGTCCGGCACCCATCGCAGGATCCGTACGGCGCTGACCGCGGTCGGCTTCCTGGACCGGTTCGAGGGGCGGATCTTCAGCGCCGAGGACGTCGAGCACGGCAAGCCCGCGCCGGATCTCTTCCTGCACGCGGCCGCGGCGATGGAGGTGAAGCCGGCGGACTGTCTGGTGATCGAGGACAGCCCGCTCGGCGTCGCCGCCGCGGTCGCCGCCGGGATGAAGGTCTTCGGCTACGCCGGCATGACCGACCCGGCAAAACTTTCGAAAGCGGACACGGTTTTCCACAACATGGCGGCCCTGCCCGCCCTCATCGACGGAGCCTGA
- a CDS encoding GH12 family glycosyl hydrolase domain-containing protein, whose amino-acid sequence MSSIRIPRTRILVPAALLAVGALVAVPIVVHANKQQPVATANAADTATALLPNVGRVETCVLDKYSGCTVLHGFGQKPVAITATASGPALISIDARRTTDKSYRLRALRYDGKPYRAGTRITYTVHYDFSPVAGQPTTPAPTPTNTPTKSPTQTPTKPPTTSTPTATPTHSTSTPTKPPTSTPTSTGSPSSTCTNPSFVTTATNNQGEGRDFGPYYLHNNMWNNHNGTYTMAACNYDNWYEDVTQPLPGDNGVQAYPNVHKDYNDVPLSKIKSAKFAATTPASCKGCIFDVAFDVWIGDGLNNELMIWTDNSGQTPSGDKVGTVTFDGFKYDVWHGDGYTAYVSQVTQKSGTMPLASFFNDMTSRGWAPKATTWQVDYGVEVVSTGGAKQRFTFNDFSIQEN is encoded by the coding sequence ATGTCCTCGATCCGAATTCCTCGGACTCGCATCCTCGTCCCCGCGGCGTTGCTCGCGGTCGGCGCGCTCGTCGCCGTACCGATCGTCGTGCACGCGAACAAGCAGCAGCCGGTCGCGACCGCGAACGCCGCCGACACCGCGACGGCCTTGCTGCCGAACGTCGGCCGCGTCGAGACCTGCGTGCTGGACAAGTACTCCGGATGCACGGTCCTGCACGGTTTCGGTCAGAAGCCGGTCGCGATCACGGCGACCGCCTCCGGTCCCGCACTGATCTCGATCGACGCCCGCCGGACGACGGACAAGAGCTACCGGTTGCGCGCGCTGCGGTACGACGGCAAGCCGTACCGCGCCGGCACCAGGATCACGTACACCGTGCACTACGACTTCTCCCCGGTGGCGGGCCAGCCGACCACGCCGGCGCCCACCCCGACCAACACGCCGACGAAGTCGCCGACGCAGACCCCCACGAAGCCCCCGACAACCAGCACGCCGACGGCGACTCCGACGCATTCCACGTCGACCCCGACGAAGCCGCCGACGTCCACCCCGACGAGCACGGGCAGCCCGAGCAGCACCTGCACGAACCCGTCGTTCGTCACCACCGCCACGAACAACCAGGGCGAGGGCCGCGACTTCGGTCCGTACTACCTGCACAACAACATGTGGAACAACCACAACGGCACGTACACGATGGCGGCCTGCAACTACGACAACTGGTACGAGGACGTCACGCAACCGCTGCCGGGTGACAACGGCGTCCAGGCGTACCCGAACGTGCACAAGGACTACAACGACGTCCCGCTGTCGAAGATCAAGTCGGCCAAGTTCGCCGCGACCACGCCGGCGAGCTGCAAGGGCTGCATCTTCGACGTCGCGTTCGACGTCTGGATCGGTGACGGTCTGAACAACGAGCTGATGATCTGGACCGACAACTCCGGACAGACCCCGTCCGGGGACAAGGTCGGCACGGTCACCTTCGACGGCTTCAAGTACGACGTCTGGCACGGCGACGGCTACACCGCGTACGTCTCGCAGGTCACGCAGAAGTCCGGGACGATGCCGCTGGCCAGCTTCTTCAACGACATGACGAGTCGCGGCTGGGCCCCGAAGGCGACCACCTGGCAGGTCGACTACGGCGTCGAGGTGGTGTCCACCGGCGGTGCGAAGCAGCGGTTCACCTTCAACGATTTCTCGATCCAGGAGAACTGA
- a CDS encoding META domain-containing protein translates to MNKRMIALAATGLLALSACGNEPGPGAADALSGRTFLSTSVVENGKPRQPQPKVRLQFTTNGRMSWNAGCNTSETSVSTADNQLVLGKEITSTAMGCLGPAADLDSWIGGVLGAKPDWKLDGSKLVLTTSSTTISLLDKEAAEPDVALDGTKWTLTSVVTGQSASSEPGFDKVWLTLNGERVTGSTGCNEFQGMVATSTGKLTFGELATTRRACTGQAAELETLLLKGLQGDLTYRIDGSTLSLRSANGGLDFTALR, encoded by the coding sequence GTGAACAAACGGATGATCGCGCTCGCCGCGACCGGCCTGCTCGCGCTGTCGGCCTGCGGAAACGAGCCCGGCCCCGGTGCCGCCGATGCGTTGTCCGGGCGCACCTTCTTGTCCACTTCGGTGGTCGAGAACGGGAAACCGCGGCAGCCGCAACCGAAGGTGCGGCTGCAGTTCACCACCAACGGGCGGATGTCGTGGAATGCCGGCTGCAACACGTCCGAGACCTCGGTGTCGACGGCCGACAACCAACTGGTCCTGGGCAAGGAGATCACCTCGACCGCGATGGGCTGTCTCGGTCCTGCCGCCGACCTCGACAGCTGGATCGGTGGCGTGCTGGGGGCGAAGCCGGACTGGAAGCTCGACGGCAGCAAACTCGTGCTGACGACGAGCAGTACGACGATCTCGCTGCTCGACAAGGAGGCCGCCGAGCCAGATGTCGCGCTCGACGGCACCAAGTGGACGTTGACCTCGGTCGTGACGGGTCAGTCCGCGTCTTCTGAGCCGGGCTTCGACAAGGTCTGGCTGACGCTGAACGGCGAACGCGTGACAGGTTCGACCGGCTGCAACGAGTTCCAGGGCATGGTGGCGACATCCACCGGCAAACTAACGTTCGGCGAACTCGCCACCACCAGGCGCGCCTGCACCGGTCAGGCCGCCGAGCTGGAAACCCTGCTGCTGAAGGGTTTGCAAGGCGACCTGACCTACCGCATCGACGGCTCGACGCTAAGCCTTCGGTCCGCGAACGGAGGACTGGACTTCACCGCCCTACGTTGA
- a CDS encoding PIG-L family deacetylase: MKRIVGLLVLGLLAVLPVPAQAQGEQTKQYVADAKTKIDVMGEWAHPDDDTSFIGPCGVWHQLYGVKCGVIMVTRGEGGGNAAGTELGPALGLRRENEDRVAHYRSGTIDIFNLDRIDFFYNQSAPLTQYFWDEQETLRRVTRVIRETQPEVYIGFTPTLAAGHGNHQQAGRLIWEGVLAAADPNMFPEQLKGPHALSTWQVKKVFSGGSTAGTGGTTTAANCTTGFTPSGLDPVAGVWTGYNSPYTWPAGNSQGQPAGTPKIWQQVADEGRAAYPTQSRVMYKGVSAPGCPRFGMTESFVPFQPNSSPAAGRDDAILFGATKPDPGGLPLGTLEYLTFSRFYNVAGEPFQATLHLRGKLAKGNVQLTVPAGWTTDGPKPVKEGSSADVTFTVTPAATAPVDQNAKISALYTTKRATGYTDNVVRIVSAAEGRFQRWGNWQEYDQWLQTTAPQADRLGRSQAIQSMGIGQTIDVPVVVHNWSSKQQTGAVSLDLPANFSVDANNKPYDVAPGADVTVTFKLTNTDTTLPAQQNVALPIRTSYAGGVGTETLTLTLVPTTVIPQASPVVDGKAAPGEYPGPTLDLGRIWQGASGCTGVDDCGVSSTGEGSTAKVSWSDDALYFFIHIRDDYQSYAVTPAECVGHWQADSVEILLDPRGTASQSLKDTANTFKLGIFPFTQSGGPCWERDADNHQGYSSGALDTGNAPGVQVASTAQWVGSNQTTVPHAYAGGGYDLEVKIPLADLPAAVDPNHLGLNITPYDNDDTSAPGTTTLRHIDMSTRLGWSALGSVQSDPYRWGIATLPGYTPPAGRPTTPAPPDVSNPNLNGALSPQTIAQSARNGVPISGRVPTEDLKIVSAGVTGSGVQLVTSSKGTGTARAFLTSGELAAIPVWTTSCTSDPAPDYGFTPCAITDGATPPWSPDMSGHLVQQATQAVTPGVQHWTIPLTAAQRRQLQDRGHLLVSYETTKNEVQAFDINVGR, from the coding sequence GTGAAGCGAATTGTGGGGCTTTTGGTTCTCGGATTGCTGGCTGTCCTGCCGGTGCCTGCTCAGGCGCAAGGGGAGCAGACCAAGCAGTACGTCGCCGATGCGAAGACGAAGATCGACGTGATGGGCGAGTGGGCCCATCCGGACGACGACACGAGCTTCATCGGGCCGTGTGGCGTCTGGCATCAGCTGTACGGCGTGAAGTGCGGCGTGATCATGGTGACCCGCGGTGAGGGTGGCGGTAACGCTGCCGGCACCGAGCTGGGTCCCGCGCTCGGGCTGCGCAGGGAGAACGAGGACCGCGTCGCGCACTACCGGTCCGGGACGATCGACATCTTCAACCTCGACCGGATCGACTTCTTCTACAACCAGAGTGCGCCGTTGACGCAGTACTTCTGGGACGAGCAGGAGACGCTCCGGCGTGTCACCCGGGTGATCCGTGAGACGCAGCCCGAGGTGTACATCGGCTTCACGCCGACGCTCGCCGCCGGGCACGGCAACCACCAGCAGGCCGGCCGGCTGATCTGGGAAGGTGTCCTCGCGGCCGCCGACCCGAACATGTTCCCGGAGCAGTTGAAGGGGCCACACGCACTCAGCACCTGGCAGGTCAAGAAGGTGTTCTCCGGCGGTTCGACGGCGGGCACCGGCGGTACGACGACTGCCGCAAACTGCACCACTGGCTTCACCCCGTCGGGCCTCGACCCGGTCGCCGGCGTGTGGACCGGGTACAACTCGCCGTACACCTGGCCGGCCGGCAACTCGCAGGGGCAGCCCGCCGGTACGCCGAAGATCTGGCAGCAGGTGGCCGACGAGGGGCGGGCGGCGTACCCGACGCAGAGTCGCGTGATGTACAAGGGCGTCTCCGCGCCGGGCTGTCCGCGGTTCGGGATGACCGAGTCGTTCGTACCGTTCCAGCCGAACAGCAGTCCGGCCGCCGGCCGGGACGACGCGATCCTGTTCGGCGCGACGAAACCCGATCCGGGCGGGCTGCCGCTCGGCACCCTCGAGTACCTGACGTTCAGCCGGTTCTACAACGTCGCGGGTGAACCGTTCCAGGCGACGCTGCACCTGCGCGGAAAGCTTGCCAAGGGCAACGTACAGCTGACGGTGCCGGCCGGCTGGACGACGGACGGGCCGAAGCCGGTCAAGGAAGGTTCCAGCGCGGACGTCACGTTCACCGTGACCCCGGCAGCCACCGCGCCCGTCGACCAGAACGCGAAGATCTCCGCGCTCTACACCACCAAACGTGCGACCGGCTACACCGACAACGTGGTCCGGATCGTTTCCGCCGCGGAAGGTCGTTTCCAGCGCTGGGGAAACTGGCAGGAATACGACCAGTGGCTGCAGACGACCGCGCCGCAGGCCGATCGACTCGGACGCTCGCAGGCGATCCAGTCGATGGGGATCGGGCAGACGATCGACGTACCGGTCGTGGTGCACAACTGGTCGAGCAAGCAGCAGACCGGCGCCGTTTCCCTCGACCTCCCGGCCAACTTCTCGGTGGACGCGAACAACAAGCCGTACGACGTGGCACCGGGCGCGGACGTCACCGTGACGTTCAAGCTGACCAACACCGACACCACCCTGCCTGCGCAGCAGAACGTGGCGCTTCCGATCAGAACGTCGTACGCAGGAGGTGTAGGGACGGAGACGCTGACGCTGACGCTTGTCCCGACGACGGTGATTCCGCAGGCCTCGCCGGTCGTCGACGGGAAGGCGGCGCCGGGTGAGTACCCGGGCCCGACCCTCGATCTCGGCCGGATCTGGCAAGGCGCTTCGGGCTGCACCGGCGTCGACGACTGCGGCGTTTCGTCAACAGGAGAAGGCAGTACGGCGAAAGTCAGCTGGTCCGACGACGCGCTGTACTTCTTCATCCACATCCGCGACGACTACCAGTCGTACGCCGTGACCCCGGCCGAATGCGTCGGCCACTGGCAGGCGGACTCGGTCGAGATCCTGCTCGACCCTCGCGGCACTGCGTCGCAGAGCCTGAAGGACACCGCGAACACGTTCAAACTCGGGATCTTCCCGTTCACCCAGAGCGGCGGCCCGTGCTGGGAGCGGGACGCGGACAACCACCAGGGCTACTCGAGCGGCGCCCTCGACACCGGTAACGCCCCGGGCGTCCAGGTCGCGTCGACGGCGCAGTGGGTCGGCAGCAACCAGACGACCGTCCCGCACGCGTACGCCGGTGGTGGGTACGACCTCGAGGTGAAGATCCCGCTCGCGGACCTGCCGGCCGCGGTCGACCCGAACCACCTCGGCCTGAACATCACGCCGTACGACAACGACGACACCTCGGCACCCGGTACGACGACGCTCCGGCACATCGACATGAGCACGCGGCTCGGCTGGTCGGCGCTCGGGTCCGTCCAGTCCGACCCGTACCGCTGGGGGATCGCCACGCTGCCCGGATACACCCCGCCCGCGGGCCGCCCGACCACCCCGGCGCCGCCGGACGTGTCGAACCCGAACCTGAACGGAGCCCTCTCGCCGCAAACGATCGCCCAGTCGGCGCGCAACGGCGTACCGATCTCCGGACGGGTCCCGACCGAGGACCTGAAGATCGTGTCCGCCGGAGTCACCGGCAGCGGCGTACAACTCGTCACATCGTCGAAGGGGACCGGTACCGCCCGGGCGTTCCTGACGTCGGGCGAGCTCGCGGCGATCCCGGTCTGGACGACCTCGTGTACGTCCGACCCCGCGCCGGACTACGGGTTCACGCCGTGCGCGATCACCGACGGCGCGACGCCACCGTGGTCACCGGACATGAGCGGCCACCTGGTCCAGCAGGCGACGCAGGCCGTTACGCCTGGCGTGCAGCACTGGACGATCCCGTTGACTGCGGCCCAACGCCGGCAGTTGCAGGACCGCGGGCACCTGTTGGTGTCCTACGAGACGACGAAGAACGAGGTCCAGGCCTTCGACATCAACGTAGGGCGGTGA
- a CDS encoding NAD(P)H-hydrate dehydratase: protein MRQAHTVEQVRAAEAALMAKLPEGTLMQRAAAGLAVAVSNFLGGTYGARVVLLIGSGDNGGDALYAGARLARRGAQVTAVLLSSHAHPGGLAALLAVGGRVGATSDIVSADVVLDGIVGIGGRPGLRPDALAAVQLAEQYGVPIVAVDTPSGVDVDTGETPEPHVRAALTVTFGTHKICHLVDPAASACGPVHLIDIGLDLPPAEVQSLQAADVRALYPIPHGESDKYSRGVLGLMVGSPQYPGAAVIATTGALAGPIGMVRYVGPDAVAAAVREAHPEVVGDGRVQAWTIGSGLGDELDVPRIRELLDADEPVVLDADGLKALDDSGDHVDVLATPHAGELARLLGVERATVEAERLKYARLAAERFDVTVLLKGATTVIAGPDGEVRVNTNATPWLATAGAGDVLAGLCGSLLAAGLTPLDAAAVGAYLHASAANLSSSGGPTTAIAVAQALPEATRLLLS, encoded by the coding sequence ATGCGTCAGGCGCACACGGTCGAGCAGGTCCGGGCGGCTGAGGCCGCGCTGATGGCCAAGCTCCCTGAAGGCACGTTGATGCAGCGGGCGGCGGCCGGGCTGGCTGTTGCTGTCAGCAACTTCTTGGGCGGTACCTACGGCGCTCGGGTGGTGCTGCTGATCGGGTCGGGGGACAACGGCGGCGACGCGTTGTACGCCGGAGCCCGGTTGGCGCGGCGTGGCGCCCAGGTGACCGCCGTACTGCTGTCGTCCCACGCGCATCCGGGCGGACTCGCGGCGTTGCTGGCTGTCGGCGGGCGGGTCGGGGCGACCTCGGACATCGTGAGCGCGGATGTGGTGCTCGACGGGATCGTGGGGATCGGCGGGCGGCCGGGCTTGCGGCCGGATGCGTTGGCGGCGGTGCAGCTGGCCGAGCAGTACGGCGTACCGATCGTTGCTGTTGACACGCCGTCGGGCGTGGACGTCGATACCGGGGAGACGCCGGAACCGCATGTGCGGGCGGCGCTCACCGTCACCTTCGGCACCCACAAGATCTGCCATCTCGTCGATCCCGCCGCGTCGGCGTGCGGGCCGGTGCATCTGATCGACATCGGGCTCGACCTCCCGCCCGCCGAGGTGCAGTCGCTGCAGGCGGCCGACGTCCGAGCGCTGTACCCGATCCCGCACGGCGAGTCCGACAAGTACTCCCGCGGCGTGCTCGGCCTGATGGTCGGCTCGCCGCAGTACCCGGGCGCCGCCGTCATCGCCACCACCGGAGCGCTGGCCGGCCCGATCGGCATGGTCCGGTACGTCGGCCCGGACGCGGTTGCCGCCGCGGTACGGGAAGCGCATCCGGAGGTCGTCGGCGATGGGCGGGTGCAGGCGTGGACGATCGGCTCAGGGCTGGGCGACGAGCTCGACGTGCCGCGGATCCGTGAACTGCTCGACGCCGACGAACCCGTCGTCCTGGATGCCGACGGGCTGAAGGCGCTCGACGACTCCGGCGACCACGTCGACGTGCTGGCGACGCCGCATGCCGGTGAGCTCGCCCGGCTACTCGGCGTCGAGCGGGCGACCGTGGAGGCCGAGCGGTTGAAGTACGCGCGGCTCGCGGCCGAGCGCTTCGACGTCACCGTGCTGCTCAAAGGCGCCACGACAGTCATCGCCGGTCCGGACGGCGAGGTCCGGGTCAACACCAACGCGACGCCGTGGCTCGCCACGGCCGGGGCGGGCGACGTACTGGCCGGCCTCTGTGGCTCTCTGTTGGCTGCAGGCCTGACACCCCTGGACGCAGCCGCCGTCGGCGCGTACCTGCACGCCTCGGCCGCCAACCTCTCCTCCTCCGGCGGCCCCACCACAGCAATCGCGGTAGCCCAAGCCCTCCCCGAGGCCACCCGCCTACTCCTCAGCTGA
- a CDS encoding holo-ACP synthase: MIVGVGIDVVDVDRFMRTLERTPGLRDRVFTAVEAVKPPASLAARFAAKEALAKALGAPGGMHWHDAEVQTDETGRPWLEITGTVAAQAAKLGVQSLHLSLSHDAGIASAVVVLEG; this comes from the coding sequence ATGATCGTCGGCGTGGGCATCGATGTGGTCGACGTGGATCGGTTCATGCGGACGCTCGAGCGGACGCCGGGGTTGCGGGACCGCGTCTTCACCGCGGTCGAGGCGGTGAAGCCGCCCGCCTCGCTGGCGGCACGGTTCGCGGCCAAGGAGGCGCTGGCGAAGGCGCTGGGTGCGCCGGGCGGGATGCACTGGCACGACGCCGAGGTGCAGACCGACGAGACCGGGCGGCCCTGGCTCGAGATCACCGGGACGGTCGCGGCGCAGGCGGCGAAGCTCGGCGTGCAGAGCCTGCATCTGTCGCTCAGTCATGACGCGGGGATCGCGTCCGCGGTCGTCGTCCTGGAGGGTTGA
- a CDS encoding LacI family DNA-binding transcriptional regulator: protein MDERPTIAKIAEQAGVSVPTVSKVLNGRSDVAAATRARIESLIQEHGYRRRSASTAAGPMIDLVFSQLGGEWAMELIRGVEQVARSEGVELVLSECGGALRPRQEWIESVLNRRPLGVIMVFSDLDAEQRAQLETRRIPFVVVDPVGDVGDDVPSIGSANWNGGRMATTHLRTLGHERIGMIGGPIDTLCSRQRVDGYTDALRSTGADGDPALIRWGDFSVGGGYREALALLREPHPPTAIFAGSDMQALGVYQAARELGLDVPRDLSVVGYDDLPLAQWVTPALTTVHQPLHQMAELAARVVLDLSRGKTPAALRLDLAVEMRVRQSTGPA from the coding sequence GTGGACGAGCGGCCGACGATTGCGAAAATTGCGGAGCAGGCCGGAGTCTCGGTGCCGACCGTGTCCAAGGTGCTGAACGGGCGCTCGGACGTCGCCGCGGCGACCCGGGCGCGGATCGAGAGCCTGATCCAGGAGCACGGCTACCGGCGGCGGAGCGCGAGTACGGCGGCCGGGCCGATGATCGACCTGGTGTTCAGCCAGCTCGGCGGCGAGTGGGCGATGGAACTGATCCGCGGCGTCGAGCAGGTCGCCCGGTCCGAGGGCGTCGAGCTCGTACTGTCCGAGTGCGGCGGTGCGCTGCGCCCGCGGCAGGAGTGGATCGAGTCGGTGCTCAACCGGCGCCCGCTCGGCGTGATCATGGTGTTCTCCGACCTGGACGCCGAGCAGCGGGCACAGCTGGAGACCCGGCGGATCCCGTTCGTCGTGGTCGACCCGGTCGGCGACGTCGGGGACGACGTACCGTCGATCGGCTCCGCGAACTGGAACGGCGGCCGGATGGCGACCACCCATCTGCGCACCCTCGGCCACGAGCGGATCGGGATGATCGGCGGCCCGATCGACACGCTGTGCTCGCGGCAGCGCGTCGACGGGTACACCGACGCGCTGCGCTCGACCGGCGCCGACGGCGACCCGGCGCTGATCCGCTGGGGCGACTTCTCGGTCGGCGGCGGGTACCGCGAGGCGCTCGCCCTGCTCCGCGAACCCCACCCACCGACCGCGATCTTCGCCGGCAGTGACATGCAGGCGCTGGGCGTCTACCAGGCTGCCCGCGAGCTCGGCCTCGATGTTCCCCGCGACCTGTCCGTGGTCGGGTACGACGATCTGCCGCTCGCGCAATGGGTCACCCCTGCGCTGACCACGGTCCACCAACCGCTGCACCAGATGGCCGAGCTCGCGGCGCGCGTCGTCCTCGACCTGTCCCGCGGCAAGACACCGGCCGCGCTCCGGCTGGACCTGGCCGTCGAGATGAGGGTCCGGCAGTCCACCGGCCCGGCCTAG
- the coaA gene encoding type I pantothenate kinase — MLQPSREVTPYTELDRATWAQLAETTISPLTADEVERLRGLGDEIDMDEVREVYLPLSRILSLYVRHARALHADTESFLGKPAATRTPFVIGIGGSVAVGKSTTARLLRELLARWPEHPRVALVTTDGFLWPNAELERRNLMQRKGFPESYDRKSLLRFVVEVKSGIDTVEAPVYSHLHYDRMSGVRTTVEQPDILLLEGLNVLQPAPRHADGKSGLAVSDFFDFSVYVDAAADDIRSWYVARFLKLWETAFRNPESYFVRYGELSRAEAIKKAESLWDGINGPNLRENILPTRSRATLVLRKGPDHAVRWVRLRKL; from the coding sequence ATGCTGCAGCCGTCGCGGGAGGTGACTCCCTACACCGAGCTCGACCGGGCCACCTGGGCCCAGTTGGCCGAAACCACGATCTCGCCGCTGACAGCTGACGAGGTGGAACGGCTGCGCGGCCTCGGTGACGAGATCGACATGGACGAGGTCCGGGAGGTGTACCTGCCGCTGTCCCGGATCCTGTCGCTGTACGTCCGGCACGCCCGCGCGCTGCACGCCGACACCGAGAGCTTCCTCGGCAAACCCGCCGCCACCCGCACGCCGTTCGTGATCGGGATCGGCGGATCCGTTGCCGTCGGCAAGTCGACGACCGCGCGGCTGCTCCGCGAACTGCTGGCCCGCTGGCCCGAGCACCCGCGAGTCGCGCTCGTCACCACCGACGGGTTCCTCTGGCCGAACGCCGAACTCGAGCGCCGCAACCTGATGCAGCGCAAGGGTTTCCCGGAGTCGTACGACCGGAAATCGCTGTTGCGCTTCGTGGTCGAGGTGAAGTCCGGCATCGACACCGTCGAGGCGCCGGTGTACTCGCACCTGCACTACGACCGGATGAGCGGTGTCCGGACAACGGTCGAGCAGCCGGACATCCTGCTCCTCGAGGGCCTGAACGTCCTGCAGCCGGCGCCCCGGCACGCGGACGGCAAGAGCGGCCTCGCGGTCAGCGACTTCTTCGACTTCTCGGTCTACGTCGACGCCGCGGCCGACGACATCCGGTCCTGGTACGTCGCACGTTTCCTGAAACTCTGGGAGACGGCGTTCCGCAACCCCGAGTCGTACTTCGTCCGGTACGGCGAACTCAGCCGCGCCGAGGCGATCAAGAAGGCCGAGTCGCTCTGGGACGGCATCAACGGCCCGAACCTGCGCGAGAACATCCTCCCGACCCGATCGCGCGCCACGCTCGTGCTTCGGAAGGGCCCCGACCACGCCGTCCGCTGGGTCCGGCTCCGGAAGCTCTGA
- a CDS encoding MFS transporter encodes MTTACETTTALVTDRLLDARFVRLLAMVFGSGLSIYLLTSVVPLYLAANGAGGIGAGLSTAATMFSAVSVELLITRMLARWGYQLVLGLGLVLLGAPSLILLATAALPLVLAVCIVRGAGLAILVVGAVALIADLTPPTRRSEALGVYGVAVGIPAVIGLPLGVYLGHVIGFDALFVLAAVTSLAGLVMLIGLPATAGTEEQHVQVLGGVRRSGLLMPSLVFAAVTVAAGISVTFLPLAVAPSKQSMVATALLLQAIAAPLARWLAGRYADRIGAAKLLAPVLVLAAIGAGSLVFLPSPVAILIGSVCFGSGFGAAQNLTLSLMYNRVDRSRYGQVSALWNLAYDGGWGLGAIVFGLVVSGVGYPAAFAMTAAVVAVAVLPAVKASA; translated from the coding sequence ATGACCACCGCCTGCGAGACCACCACAGCCCTGGTAACCGACCGCCTGCTGGACGCCCGGTTCGTCCGGCTGCTGGCGATGGTGTTCGGTTCGGGGCTCAGCATCTACCTGCTGACCTCGGTCGTCCCGCTCTACCTCGCGGCCAACGGTGCCGGCGGGATCGGTGCCGGGCTGTCCACTGCCGCGACGATGTTCTCCGCGGTGTCCGTCGAGTTGCTGATCACCCGGATGCTCGCCCGCTGGGGCTACCAGCTGGTCCTCGGCCTCGGACTCGTCCTCCTCGGCGCACCGTCACTGATCCTGCTCGCGACCGCAGCGCTGCCGCTCGTCCTCGCCGTGTGCATCGTCCGCGGCGCGGGCCTCGCGATCCTGGTCGTCGGCGCGGTCGCGCTGATCGCGGACCTCACCCCGCCGACCCGGCGCAGCGAAGCGCTCGGCGTGTACGGCGTGGCGGTCGGCATTCCCGCGGTGATCGGTTTGCCGCTCGGCGTGTACCTCGGCCACGTGATCGGCTTCGACGCGCTGTTCGTTCTCGCCGCGGTCACCTCGCTGGCGGGACTCGTGATGCTGATCGGACTGCCCGCCACGGCCGGCACCGAAGAGCAGCACGTCCAGGTGCTCGGCGGCGTACGGCGAAGCGGTCTGCTGATGCCGTCGCTCGTCTTCGCCGCGGTCACCGTCGCAGCCGGCATCAGCGTGACCTTCCTCCCGCTGGCCGTTGCCCCTAGCAAGCAGTCGATGGTCGCGACAGCCCTGCTGCTCCAGGCGATCGCGGCGCCATTGGCCCGGTGGCTGGCCGGCCGGTACGCGGACCGGATCGGCGCGGCCAAACTGCTCGCGCCCGTGCTCGTGCTCGCCGCGATCGGCGCCGGATCGCTCGTCTTCCTGCCCAGCCCGGTCGCGATCCTGATCGGCTCGGTCTGCTTCGGCAGCGGCTTCGGCGCCGCGCAGAACCTGACCCTGAGCCTGATGTACAACCGGGTCGACCGCAGCCGCTACGGCCAGGTCAGCGCGCTCTGGAATCTCGCGTACGACGGTGGCTGGGGCCTCGGCGCCATCGTTTTCGGACTGGTCGTTTCCGGGGTCGGCTACCCGGCCGCCTTCGCGATGACCGCGGCGGTCGTGGCGGTCGCCGTCTTACCGGCGGTCAAAGCCTCGGCCTGA